A window from Argopecten irradians isolate NY chromosome 3, Ai_NY, whole genome shotgun sequence encodes these proteins:
- the LOC138318548 gene encoding dynein light chain Tctex-type protein 2B-like: MEGQLSTDNLKAHNAHLKESTVQADVTAGATSSTKSSNKMSLLSNKLSLKDRLTVGGNSMDDKKSDGGSGSKLSSSMNRTRFSRLRTKLKMQSLFGASLSKAGSEVGHKSVRPLENTYKLEPEEGTQFSITNAEKIITNVFEAYLKGRQYDAKKFRLLSKSLADMIKERVKQSGIHRYKIVATVLIVEDCGQSVRLGSRCLWDTAYDNHATVVFKGDGFEAVGSVFATFFA; the protein is encoded by the coding sequence ATGGAGGGACAGCTAAGCACTGACAATTTAAAAGCGCACAACGCACACCTGAAGGAATCTACAGTACAAGCGGATGTTACTGCGGGTGCAACTAGTTCTACTAAATCGTCCAACAAAATGAGCTTGCTGTCTAATAAACTCAGTCTTAAGGACAGATTGACTGTCGGTGGGAATTCAATGGACGACAAGAAAAGTGATGGTGGGAGTGGGTCCAAGTTATCGAGCAGTATGAACAGAACAAGATTCAGTCGACTAAGGACTAAACTTAAGATGCAAAGTCTTTTTGGCGCGAGTTTATCAAAAGCTGGATCTGAGGTGGGTCACAAATCCGTAAGGCCGTTGGAGAACACGTACAAATTAGAACCCGAAGAAGGAACGCAATTTTCTATCACAAATGCGGAGAAGATTATTACGAATGTGTTTGAAGCGTATCTTAAAGGACGGCAATACGACGCTAAGAAATTTCGACTTTTATCTAAATCTTTAGCAGACATGATTAAAGAAAGAGTAAAGCAAAGTGGAATCCATCGGTATAAAATTGTAGCAACAGTTCTAATTGTCGAGGATTGTGGCCAATCAGTGAGACTGGGTAGTCGGTGTCTTTGGGACACGGCTTACGACAATCATGCGACTGTTGTATTCAAGGGAGACGGGTTCGAAGCCGTAGGATCGGTATTCGCCACATTTTTCGCCTAA